The Lolium rigidum isolate FL_2022 chromosome 2, APGP_CSIRO_Lrig_0.1, whole genome shotgun sequence genomic interval TGGGTCATACGGGTTTTGTACAGGGCTACGTATACCCATTTAGTTTTTTAAAAGACCATCATGATCCTAATTATGAAGGGGTATCGAGCGATCTGAGCCGTTTATGTGTTTGAACCCAAACTGAGTTTGGGGGAgggggttgtactggagcaaATGCCTACCAAATATTCCAATTTGGCTAGAAACTTTGGGTTTGAGGTCTACAAAAATCGATACTAACTATCACGCAATCACGCGTGGCCACCGACCGGAACACAGCTGAGCTCAGATCTGAAGTTTAATTAGCAACATAATTAGATGTCTTATACTCCCTCGGTCCGAAAGAGAATGTCAAAGATTTATGAGTATTTTTCAGCAATAAAATCAGGTAGAGAGATTAAGACCGGAAAAGGGGAGGGGACGCGACCGATCTAGCTAGATCGGTGCTTGCTTTGTCTTTGTGGACCTGCATGCCGGCCGTGCCGTTTTCAGTGGCGAGACGCAGCTTAAAGCGTGGCACGAGGTACGGTGCGCGCCTCCTAGCCTTCGCCTTCACGGCTCGCTTGTTTGTGAGCTAGGCCACCTACCGTGTGAGCCAGCATCGACCGCTGCGTGCGATCCATCCTCATACGGAGGAGAGGAGATCTCCATGAGGAAATTGCAAAAAGGCACCATAATTGTAGCTAAGGTTAAAAAAAACACTACTTTTTAAAAAAATGGCAAAAAGTTGCCGGTCGAAAACCTCTAATTTTTGCAGAAAATTTACACCGATCGCTCACTTTAGGTCGGTTGACGGTGTTCCTAACTAGATGGACCCACTGTCAGGCCAATATGGCAGAATGTTCATTTTGCTTTGGCAAAAAACACCTTCATATGTTTTAGTTCATTTTCACTGTCTTatttgggatggtgaggcggccgcTACATCCTGAAGTCAAAATAAGGCCCTCTCCCCCCCACCCCCCGCTATCCTCGCTTTCGTGGTGCGTCTAGCGTCGGTGGAGGTTGTGTTTCCGGCGGATCTCCTGCGATCCGGTCCGTTTTTGTGTTTGCTGGTGTGGTTTCAGGTCAACCTCTTCTAATCTACGGTTGTTATCATTgatgatggttgctgctctggtgcactGGTACTTTGgcgccttagcacgacgacttctgtCCGTCTACTACAACAAGGTCTACTACGACAAACTTTGGCTGGATCCTGTGATGGAGGGACGAGGACATCGACGCGCATTAGGCTCGCGCTTGTGTTGGTagccgtcgctaggtggtccaatgacctatttataattttttattacttttaggccTATTTATActgttgttgatgattattaatagattggtggaattttcgcaaaaaaaactcACCTTCATATGTTGTATCTTCTAATCATGTGCCTCCTTTCTAATTTTTCTATTCCTACCATAAAAAATCTTATTTATTCCTCTATTACTTCAATTTCCTCATAGTTGTGTGTTGACCCATCGCCACGACGTTGCCGTCTTAGACCATGGTGTGCACACGTGAGCTTGTGCATTTGTGGGGCGCCAACACGGGCGTGAGCTTGGGCACGCATAGTCTTCTCGGCGGAAAGGATCGATGCCAACGGAGAGAGACCAGGGATGCGGCGTGGGTGCGAGTTATGTTGGCATCGGTCGGCTGCGAGCAAGGGGATGGCAGGCACAGGTGAACTCCTTCTAGGGGcgtccacgggccggcgcgggcgaGAGTGGGGATGGGGAATTCCCACTGAGGACTCGATGACGAGTGGAGGGTTAGTGCGCCGAGTGAAATTGCTGCTGATTTGGGTGCATGCCATGGTGTGGGCAACTTTAGGTTATGGATAACGGGTGGGGTCCGCTTGGCAAAGAGAGTATTGAGGAGAGTGGTTATGACACGTGGATTCCCTGGATGTTTTTTGAAAAGGAAAAAACATAATACGTTACTTGTCTAACTTTCGCCTCCTCCAACCGTTATGTATTTGCCACATCAGCCTTAAAGTGGGTCCATCCTATAAAAAACGCCGTGGAACGAGCAAATCGGAGTGGTAAGTGTATTTCCAGAATTTAGAAGGCTGACTTGTGGTTTATTGTGAAAAAATGAAAGTGATTTTTCTTAAGCCTAGTCCTAGCCACAATTATGGTGGGATTTTTTTTTCTCTCGTTGCAACTCTCTCCATCGATCACATCTGGTCATGAGCAACGCTGCTGTGGGTTCTTGACCAAACCATAGGTGCATACAAGCCGAGACCATCCTGTAGTTTTCCTTAGCGAGGTGGGCAGGTAATTCAGAAAGTTCGCATCGGCTAAACAACCTAATTCAGAAAGGCCGAGTAGGCAAGTAATATCTGAATTGGATGGCTGGACTACGCATGCAGTTGCTGGCTATGCTAGCTAATGCTGCATGCTAACTATGGCATCATAGCTAACTGGATGGATCGATCCAATCGGCCGCCGATCCATGCGAGTCGTGTGACCAACTTTACTGAACCAAGCCACTGCAGAATCATGATTCATGCGTGCGTGGAACTTGCTCAGTAGTACCTACATTTGTTAGAAAAAAGAGCATCAAATTAAAGGTTGGTACTAAGTTGGTTGCTGGCTATAGCTAGCTAGCTCGGCTAGCTactcaagcaagcaagcaagctttCAGTGTCACCTTATTCTACTAGTCCGGACGGAGGAAGAATTTCCAAGCCTCCACTTTGAGGCAGGAATAGGACAGGAACACTACATATTTGGCGTGCGCCGCGGTGTAGGTATATGCTGAATTGCTGATATGCATCTTCCACTCGCATGGGAAATTTCTGTTGCCGGGCACAAAATAGGACAAGATTTGCTGCCTAAAGTGACGCCTAATTCACGCGGACAAAGTGTTGGAGCTAGACTACCTCTTTCAGGATCCACTGCAGTCTGCAGCGTATCATAGCAGCTAGCGGCATGAAGTAATTAGCGGGAGGTTGATGATTTCTTACGTGCAGTAAGTGCAATGGTGCATTAGTAGTATGAAATCGTAGGGTGTGTGGTATCAGGACGGGCCGTAATTCTCCTAGCTAGGCCACGGCACCACCAGGGAAGCGAGAAGACGATGGTGGTGGCCTGATCTAAGGGCATATCCAGCGAGCCACCCAAATCAGCAACTCAAACGGTTTATCTCGGTTCGTTTCAGTTGGCCGGACAGAATTTGGGAGGCGGttcggccggccatgctagtgcgcCCAGCGGCGCAACCCATTGTGTTCACGCTTCCATTTCAGTGCCAGCCAAATCCATGGAAAAAAAAACACGTCATAAGTTGATATTTTTATTCAAATTTTGTTATATGTTACACGTTTGAATGAAAAGCAACTAATTTAAAATACAAATAGCCCTCCTACTCGCGGCCGGTAGGCGGGCGCGATGGCTAGCTTCGCCGTCGTTCTTCCCGCGAACGGAGGCGGCTCGCTGGATCATcgcgagccgccgccgcctcatggTGAACTCCGCGTTCATGGTGATTTGCTCATCTCCGCGGCGGGCTTGTTCGACGACGTTTAGCTCAAGGATCCTCTATCGCTCAGCCTCCACGAGGAGCCGCCCAGCCTGCTCGATAGGCAACCGCTTACGGGAGACCACCATGACGCGTTGGAGGAGCTGTTGGTCAGCCGACGCGGGTGGCGTTTCTCAGGTCGTGCGCCAGCCGGTAAGACTCGAGTATCGCCGCCTGCTGTAGATCGGCCACGGGCTGTTGATCCTCCTCGACACCGCTTCGCGCTCCGCGTCGACCTCGAACTACACTTCCAGGAGGATAGACTCTGTTATGTCTTCTTCGATGAGGCATGTGTTGAAGATGTTTGACGGGCTCCCGGAGGCGGAGGTGCGGGCTCCATGGGATGTGCGCACGTTGCGTGCCAACATAGAGTAGGTGTTGGCCTTACGGCGGCGCATGCTGGCTACATAGCCGTGATGCTAGGTGGGTGACAAGTTTGATGGTGATGAGTACGACGGAGGCCGTGCTTAAAAAGGTAGGAGGCATTGGAGGTTGGCGTGGAGCTTGAGCCGTCGGTATTGATGGTGGCACTGGCCATGGCTGCAGCGGCCGGTTAGCATGTTGCAGTCAAGTCGCGTCCAATGCTAGCGTCGGTCACCTTTCTACCTTGGGGCCACTTCCAGGCGGAACCGTGTCATGCGCAACCGGACAAGCGCTTTGTCCACGCCGATACATCGGTTCTCTAAATTTAGTGTGCCGATGGGTCGAGCCGGAGGCGGTCCATTTAGATCGCTCCGCTGGAGCTTCCGTGCCCGATCCGTGAGATGCCCTAAAACCACAGCTAGCAGGTCTGATCGGACGGCTGTGACAGCGCTGCGGGCGGGCGTCACCCCCAAACCCCAGTACCCCGCGTCCCCGCCTGCGGGCATGCCCTGGCCCACCCCTTGCGCTTTTACCCCACACAGCCGTCCCGCACGGGCACGTACGAGTACGACCAGCAGCATCCAACTGGGCCCCACGCGTCATCCTGATTCGTCCGTCCCCCGCAGTCTCGCCAGCCGTTTCTGCCCCGAGATCCGCTTCGGGCTCCGAGCCCACCGGCTTCTTCCAGATACGGCAGGCCACAGCCAGGGTGTGCGTCAAAACGCTACGCGTACTCGCAATTAAACCCGCCAGCGTCGGTAACCCCCGTGTTAATTTCCTACCCAGGATTACCGGGCGCCGAGATGAATGACCGGCCAAGTTCTCACACTCCACCCAGGCAAGCGGCGCCACGtggacgccggcggtggaggagacgcTAACCGCCTGCCTCCAAAGGTGGAGCCCCAGTCCTACAAAAACGATTGCCGTTTTCCTCCTTAATAAACAAAGAATAGCTGGCTGTTACCATCCCTAGACAATGACCATGACATCTGCAATTCTGCACTCTACTGCTACTGCTTGATTATTATACTACTACCCGGTATATGGACCTTGCTGGGATTTCTGTCGATTTCATCTACTGGTCTGTAATAACTCTCTAAACGTTAGCATTAGGCGGCGCTCCCCTCCCCTTTCGAACTACTGCTGTTTTTCGTTATCTCCTGATAATGAAAATCGATCCCCCTGAGGGGTggatcgcttggaaaaaaaaATGGACCTTGCTGGGACCCGCTTGCAGAGAGATGGGGATCATGGAACAGTGGCAGGGAACAAACAAGggacaagcaagcaagcaagcaggcAGGCACTGTTCATACCCCAGCAACAACTGAAGCAGGGAATGCACAACAGCATGCAGGTTGGGGCATCTCTGTGTGTGGCAGTGTCATGGCAGCAGGAGcaggatcaaaagaaagcaagaaGCAGCAGCAGAGCCACAGAGCAAAGCTACAAGAGTACTGCACATTGCTGTTATTGTGACTTTGTTGGACACTAGGGGCGAAAGCTAGCTATCCGGTCTACTCTACTCCGCTGCCATCCTTTTGTGCTCTTTGTTTGTTTCTAGTCCTAGCACCGGTTTCTGAACTACTCATGCTACTCCTCTGCTGCACGCATGGGGAATGGTTCTTCAGCCAAGCAAAAATCATGCATTGTGTTGCTACTAGCTAGCttcagatgatcggatcagtaacCAACCAGAGCTGCCATTTACTGTACCAATTCTCATAGCTTGAAACGAACTATGTAACAGAAGAAACGCTAACAAATTCAATTCAACATTCTAAACACAGATCAATGGAATCCAACAATGTACCAGCAAATTTCGACTACTATCGTTGCGACCAACTATAACAAAGACGCTTCTTTCTTTCTTATCTCTGTTTCTCTTCTCTTTTACCTGTAAGTTTCTCGGATTCATCTCCCTAATGCTCACCTCGGATCACCTCCTCGGTTTGACGCTGGCCGCCTGCTATGCTTCAGGAAGCTGGGTTGGAAGGGAAGCGGGGATCCGACACGGCCGACACCTCCACCTCCTCGAACGGCAGCGCCACGTTCAGATCGATCATGTCCAGGTCCCTGCCCGCGTGCGGTGgcgcaacggcggcggcggcgtgcgcctgcgccgcggccgcggcggcgatgCAGACGTGGGACCGCTTGTGGCCGCCGAGGGCCTGCCCGGACGGGAACACGCGGTAGCAGTAGGGGCACTCGCGCGGCTGCCCCTCCCCGTCCAATGGCGGCGCCTGACGCGGCTTCGGCGCTGCCGGGGTAGGAGGCGGGGCGACGGGGGGCGCGCAGCacccgccccggccgccgcgcACGTGGCTCGCGCGGTGCCCGCCCAGCGCCTGGTACGACCGGAACACCTTCTTGCACGCGCCGCACTGGAACCGCGTGCGCttctccgccgccggcgcccgaTCGGGGACGGGGACCAGCGCGTACCcgccgtcgctctcctcctcgtcgtccgagTACTCGTAGCCGTCGCCGTAGTCCGCCGACGGCCACGAgtcgcgggagagcatcatcagcGACAGCGCCACGTCCTCCTCGGGCGTGGCCGCGTCCGACAGCGAGCTCACCGGCTCGGCGTCGCCCCAGGCGCCGGCCCCAGCCTGCGCGCGCTTGGCCCGCGGCGGGGTGGACTCGGCCTCGCTCTCGCGATCCGAGGACTCGGACACGCGCAGGCTGCGCTTCGGGTTCTCCCGGAGCGTGTAGATTGGGAGCGGCCTCTTGAACCccacgtcctcctcctcggtcgcCGCCGCGGAGGACGCGGTGGAGATCTGTtgcctcgcggcggcggcggcggtggcgagggaGTGGGACCGCATGTGCCCGGCCAGGGCGCGGGGGCTGGCGAAGCGGCGGAAGCAGAGCTTGCATGTGGTCTTCGCCATGGCGCGCGACGGCTAGCTCGGGGTGGGGAGCTCGGGGAAAGCGTGGCAGGAGCTACGATGGCGAGGACGAGAGAGAGCTGCGGGGGGAGTTAGAATATAGCGGAACACCCAAGCTTCTCTTTCCTAAGTATTTATTATTTTCCATCTGTATTTACttttct includes:
- the LOC124687448 gene encoding zinc finger protein ZAT1-like yields the protein MAKTTCKLCFRRFASPRALAGHMRSHSLATAAAAARQQISTASSAAATEEEDVGFKRPLPIYTLRENPKRSLRVSESSDRESEAESTPPRAKRAQAGAGAWGDAEPVSSLSDAATPEEDVALSLMMLSRDSWPSADYGDGYEYSDDEEESDGGYALVPVPDRAPAAEKRTRFQCGACKKVFRSYQALGGHRASHVRGGRGGCCAPPVAPPPTPAAPKPRQAPPLDGEGQPRECPYCYRVFPSGQALGGHKRSHVCIAAAAAAQAHAAAAVAPPHAGRDLDMIDLNVALPFEEVEVSAVSDPRFPSNPAS